The following are from one region of the Noviherbaspirillum sedimenti genome:
- a CDS encoding glycosyltransferase gives MRVLNVNSSLDFKTGGGTAERTFQMSRFLAGEGTECTVLTIDTGLDEARIHALEPAKVLALPILWRRFYLPKISWKTITGLVNNADIIHLMGHWGVLNALVYIAVRRAGKPYVVCPAGALPIFGRSSRLKRLYNFVIGNAIIRNASAWIAVTPAEFPQFESYGIPASQVAVIANGICKDDFSSFDIVQFRNKNNLPDVPVILFMGRLNLIKGPDLLLQAFASAHEHMGDYHLVFAGPDEGMQFELHQAARQAGIAERVHFLGFVSGSDKAAAYHLASLLVVPSRQEAMSIVALEAGICGIPVMVTDQCGFDEIRSIDPVLEVPANATGIAHGLVQLVTEPDRLSRIGPALQTFVSQRYEWTSIVVKYLNLYKIILAMPVQK, from the coding sequence ATGCGTGTACTTAACGTCAACTCCTCGCTTGATTTCAAAACTGGCGGCGGTACCGCAGAGCGCACGTTTCAGATGAGCCGCTTCCTGGCGGGTGAAGGAACGGAATGCACCGTCCTGACTATTGATACAGGACTCGATGAGGCCCGGATTCACGCGCTGGAACCCGCAAAGGTACTTGCACTGCCAATACTATGGAGACGATTCTATCTGCCCAAGATAAGCTGGAAAACAATAACGGGGCTGGTAAATAATGCAGATATTATTCATTTGATGGGGCACTGGGGCGTGCTCAACGCGCTTGTGTATATTGCCGTTCGTCGCGCAGGCAAGCCCTATGTAGTTTGCCCGGCAGGCGCACTGCCGATATTCGGGCGATCGAGCCGGCTCAAGCGTCTCTATAACTTTGTCATCGGCAATGCCATTATCCGTAATGCTTCGGCGTGGATCGCAGTAACGCCCGCTGAATTTCCGCAATTTGAAAGTTATGGCATTCCAGCATCGCAGGTCGCCGTCATTGCGAATGGCATATGCAAGGATGACTTTTCCAGCTTCGATATTGTTCAATTTCGCAACAAGAATAATTTGCCCGATGTCCCAGTCATTTTATTCATGGGGCGCCTCAATTTGATAAAAGGTCCCGACCTTTTATTGCAAGCCTTCGCTTCGGCACATGAGCACATGGGCGATTATCATCTCGTCTTCGCCGGTCCTGACGAGGGGATGCAATTCGAACTGCACCAGGCGGCACGACAGGCAGGGATCGCCGAGCGCGTGCATTTCCTGGGTTTTGTGAGTGGCAGCGATAAGGCCGCCGCTTACCATCTGGCTAGTTTGCTGGTCGTCCCGTCGCGTCAGGAAGCCATGTCGATCGTTGCCCTGGAGGCTGGCATTTGCGGGATACCGGTGATGGTGACGGACCAATGCGGATTTGATGAAATCCGATCGATTGATCCAGTTCTGGAAGTGCCGGCGAATGCGACCGGCATTGCCCATGGACTGGTTCAACTGGTTACAGAACCCGATAGGCTGAGTCGTATAGGACCTGCGCTTCAGACGTTTGTTTCACAACGATATGAATGGACTTCCATCGTAGTTAAGTATTTGAATTTATATAAAATAATCTTGGCAATGCCGGTGCAAAAATGA
- a CDS encoding dTDP-4-dehydrorhamnose reductase family protein produces the protein MKILILGVSGMLGNVVFRYFSENDQYDVFGAARSGGVRQFFSKSLADKIVVGVDVDNQDSLSALFVKVRPDVVINCVGLVKQLAEADDPLAALPINALLPHRLARLCDLAGARLIHMSTDCVFAGTKGMYREQDASDAQDLYGRSKYLGEVDYPHAITLRTSIIGQELSSAHGLVSWFLAQQGPIKGFTRAIFSGLPTVELARVMRDFVVPNPALRGLYHVSAEPINKFDLLELVAQAYGKTITITPDDKLTIDRSLDSSRFREVTGYQPPGWPELVRRMREFG, from the coding sequence ATGAAGATTTTAATTTTAGGCGTGTCTGGAATGTTGGGGAATGTTGTTTTCCGCTATTTTTCGGAAAATGATCAATATGACGTTTTTGGCGCGGCACGCAGCGGTGGCGTGCGGCAGTTTTTTTCAAAATCCCTGGCGGATAAAATTGTTGTCGGGGTGGATGTCGATAATCAGGACTCGCTGTCTGCTCTTTTCGTAAAAGTGCGGCCAGACGTGGTCATTAACTGCGTCGGCCTGGTAAAGCAGCTCGCCGAAGCCGACGATCCTCTGGCCGCACTCCCCATCAATGCGCTTCTGCCGCACAGGTTAGCCCGACTTTGCGATCTGGCTGGTGCCCGGCTGATTCACATGAGCACCGACTGCGTATTTGCCGGCACAAAGGGCATGTACCGTGAACAGGACGCGTCGGACGCGCAAGACCTCTATGGACGGAGCAAATACCTGGGCGAGGTCGACTATCCCCATGCGATCACATTGCGCACCTCGATCATCGGCCAGGAACTCAGCAGCGCACATGGGCTGGTGAGCTGGTTCCTGGCGCAGCAGGGGCCCATCAAAGGGTTCACACGCGCCATTTTTTCGGGATTGCCAACAGTCGAGCTAGCGCGTGTCATGCGCGATTTCGTCGTGCCAAACCCAGCGCTACGCGGGCTTTATCATGTCTCCGCTGAGCCCATCAATAAATTTGACTTGCTTGAACTGGTAGCTCAGGCCTACGGCAAGACGATCACGATTACGCCTGATGACAAGCTGACGATAGACCGCTCGCTGGACTCCAGCCGCTTTCGTGAGGTCACGGGCTACCAGCCGCCCGGCTGGCCGGAACTGGTGCGCCGGATGCGGGAATTTGGTTAA
- a CDS encoding NAD-dependent epimerase/dehydratase family protein: MINTIAIVGASGYIGKYLVQELGACKDYRVKVLTRSLNDDRMATSWPANIEIIQGDLFDLASLIDFFERDCIVVNLAYLWDAGEAANLTVTKNLLTACKTAQVKRLLHCSTAAVVGRVPDNEITETTVCCPVTEYGTTKLKIENAIIQASTEYFETAILRPTAVFGPDSNALKKLANDLVQGSALRNYLKACLFGKRRMNLVHIANVVAAIRFLIQQGQPLRGDVFIVSDDGNQKNNFADIEQFLASRLNGAQTLWPRIHLPLSVLSLLLQCLGRNNINPRCNYLQSKLQSLGFTSPVTFEDGLTEYATWYRSTCRVEDKGSAA, from the coding sequence ATGATAAACACTATCGCCATAGTGGGCGCCTCTGGATATATCGGAAAATATTTGGTACAAGAACTTGGGGCGTGTAAAGACTATCGGGTCAAGGTTTTAACCAGAAGCTTGAATGACGATCGGATGGCGACGTCATGGCCAGCCAACATTGAAATCATCCAGGGCGATTTGTTTGACCTTGCTTCGTTGATCGATTTCTTTGAACGAGACTGCATTGTCGTCAATCTCGCCTATCTTTGGGATGCAGGCGAAGCGGCAAACCTGACGGTCACAAAAAACCTGCTGACGGCGTGTAAAACCGCGCAAGTGAAACGCTTGCTGCATTGTAGTACTGCGGCGGTTGTCGGCCGCGTGCCGGATAATGAAATTACTGAAACAACTGTTTGCTGCCCGGTAACCGAATACGGCACCACCAAGCTCAAGATCGAAAATGCCATTATTCAGGCAAGCACTGAATATTTTGAGACGGCCATTCTGCGGCCAACCGCCGTTTTCGGACCGGATAGTAATGCATTAAAAAAACTGGCAAATGATCTGGTGCAGGGTAGTGCATTGCGCAATTATCTCAAGGCCTGTCTTTTTGGGAAACGACGAATGAACCTGGTTCATATCGCCAATGTTGTTGCAGCAATCAGGTTTTTGATTCAGCAAGGCCAGCCGCTCAGGGGGGATGTTTTTATTGTTTCTGACGATGGCAATCAAAAGAATAATTTCGCAGACATTGAACAGTTTTTGGCATCCAGGCTCAACGGGGCGCAAACGCTTTGGCCACGCATCCATTTGCCATTATCGGTGTTAAGCCTGCTACTGCAATGTTTGGGAAGGAATAACATCAATCCACGCTGTAATTACTTGCAGAGCAAACTGCAAAGCCTTGGGTTTACCAGCCCAGTGACTTTTGAAGACGGACTGACAGAATATGCCACGTGGTACCGCTCCACCTGTCGTGTGGAAGACAAGGGATCGGCTGCGTGA
- a CDS encoding oligosaccharide flippase family protein, with protein sequence MSIKRNILANYAGQLYVTLIGILLVPMYVQYMGAEAYGLVGFYAMLQAWFQLLDMGLTPTMARETARFQGGAVDALGLRRLLRALEGIFIGIAILGAAAMLAGSDYIASSWLKVQQLPLHEVKNAVMLIALIVALRWVCGLYRGVITGFEKIVWLNGFNIIIATARFALVIPFLIYIGATPTEFFTYQLVVAVIELLGLAGQTYRLLPKIAPGQKLPWQWQPLRKVLKFSLTIAFTSAVWILITQTDKLILSKLLLLSDYAYFTLAVLVASGIMVISGPISGALLPRMTKLNAEGNEVGLIQLYRNATQLVAVIAVPAALVLAFFAEQVLWAWTGNIELARKAAPVLSLYALGNGILALAAFPYYLQFAKGDLKLHLIGNVLFVAIFIPLLIFAVNAYGMVGAGYAWVAANLIPFVFFLPIVHRRFVKGLHTQWLVRDLGAIVLTVLTGAVMAQRFLEWPQTRLSVAVEIGILSLLLLAISAGSSSWVRQTIRIKWLSNFKHQ encoded by the coding sequence ATGTCCATTAAGCGCAACATCCTCGCGAACTATGCCGGACAACTCTATGTCACGTTGATCGGCATCTTGCTGGTGCCTATGTATGTGCAATACATGGGCGCGGAGGCATATGGGCTGGTTGGATTCTATGCGATGTTGCAGGCGTGGTTCCAGTTGCTGGACATGGGACTGACGCCAACCATGGCGCGCGAGACAGCGCGTTTTCAGGGCGGTGCCGTTGACGCTTTGGGCCTGCGGCGCTTGTTGCGGGCACTGGAAGGGATTTTCATCGGGATCGCGATACTGGGCGCCGCAGCAATGCTGGCAGGCTCCGACTACATCGCGAGCAGTTGGCTTAAAGTGCAACAGTTACCGCTGCATGAAGTGAAAAATGCCGTGATGCTGATTGCGCTGATCGTCGCACTACGCTGGGTGTGCGGACTCTATCGCGGCGTCATCACCGGTTTCGAGAAAATCGTCTGGCTGAATGGCTTCAACATCATCATCGCAACGGCAAGATTTGCGCTTGTCATCCCATTCCTGATTTATATCGGCGCAACCCCAACCGAATTCTTCACCTACCAACTGGTCGTGGCGGTAATCGAGTTGCTCGGACTCGCAGGGCAAACCTACCGCCTGCTGCCGAAGATAGCGCCAGGCCAAAAGCTGCCCTGGCAATGGCAGCCATTGCGCAAGGTGCTGAAGTTCTCGCTCACCATCGCCTTTACCAGCGCAGTCTGGATACTCATTACGCAAACGGACAAGTTAATATTGTCCAAGTTACTGCTGTTGTCCGACTATGCTTACTTTACATTGGCTGTATTGGTAGCCAGTGGAATTATGGTCATCAGCGGGCCGATCAGCGGCGCGCTGCTTCCCCGCATGACTAAACTAAATGCGGAAGGCAATGAAGTTGGATTGATTCAGCTCTACCGGAACGCCACGCAACTGGTCGCCGTGATTGCCGTCCCCGCAGCACTGGTGCTGGCCTTTTTTGCAGAACAGGTACTGTGGGCTTGGACCGGCAATATTGAACTTGCCAGAAAAGCTGCTCCCGTACTGTCGCTGTACGCATTGGGCAACGGCATCCTCGCACTAGCAGCGTTTCCATACTATCTACAATTTGCCAAAGGCGATCTGAAATTGCATTTGATCGGGAATGTACTGTTTGTCGCGATATTCATTCCACTATTAATTTTCGCGGTCAATGCCTATGGGATGGTAGGGGCGGGCTATGCCTGGGTGGCCGCCAATCTGATTCCATTCGTTTTTTTCCTGCCAATCGTGCATCGGCGCTTTGTCAAGGGATTGCATACCCAATGGCTGGTGCGTGATCTCGGGGCCATCGTGCTGACCGTCCTGACCGGCGCCGTAATGGCCCAGCGCTTCCTGGAATGGCCACAGACACGACTTTCTGTTGCTGTGGAAATCGGAATACTCAGTCTGCTGTTGCTGGCGATTTCTGCAGGCTCATCTTCCTGGGTAAGGCAAACAATCAGAATCAAATGGCTTTCGAATTTTAAGCACCAATAA
- a CDS encoding glycosyltransferase family 4 protein codes for MKLLVVSQYFWPENFRINNLVSALSAEGVQVEVLTGQPNYPQGRVFDGYRAWKFIKGIFNGVTIHRLPLVPRGSNSALFLILNYLSFVASGILFAPFALRRKKIDVIFVYAPSPILQAIPAILLKWIKRAKLVVSVQDLWPESLEATGFVRNRVLLALVRVLVRWIYRHTDLILVQSKAFVDPVAALADRRKICYFPNSADDVFSTPSACSNCPIEGLEAGFSVVFAGNLGHAQSIETIIDAAALLADAPDIRIYLVGDGSRTVWIQGEIQARNLKNVVMTGRYPSESMPAIMGRASALLATLKDEPIFYHTIPSKIQTYLAAGRPLLACMNGEGARIVMEANAGISCAAEDASSLAKAIKQLSSMSDLERERMGQNGQQYFKKHYDSNMLTRTLISHFEDVLTVRQDQK; via the coding sequence ATGAAATTGCTCGTTGTTTCACAATATTTTTGGCCAGAGAATTTCCGCATTAATAATCTGGTCAGCGCATTGTCGGCGGAAGGTGTGCAGGTTGAGGTATTGACCGGGCAACCGAATTACCCGCAGGGCCGGGTATTTGATGGCTATCGCGCCTGGAAATTCATCAAGGGGATTTTCAATGGCGTCACGATCCATCGCTTGCCCCTGGTTCCACGCGGCTCTAATTCTGCGCTATTTTTGATCTTGAATTATTTGTCGTTTGTGGCGAGCGGCATCTTGTTTGCGCCGTTTGCACTCCGGCGCAAAAAAATCGACGTCATCTTTGTCTACGCCCCATCGCCCATTTTGCAGGCAATTCCGGCGATCCTGCTCAAGTGGATCAAGCGTGCAAAGCTGGTCGTTTCGGTACAGGACTTATGGCCTGAGAGTCTGGAAGCGACTGGCTTTGTTCGCAATCGCGTCCTCTTGGCACTCGTCAGGGTACTTGTACGCTGGATTTATCGGCACACGGATTTGATCCTGGTGCAATCAAAGGCATTTGTTGATCCGGTAGCGGCATTGGCCGACCGCAGGAAGATCTGTTATTTTCCCAATTCCGCGGACGATGTCTTTTCTACCCCATCGGCGTGTAGTAACTGCCCAATCGAGGGGCTTGAGGCGGGATTTTCAGTCGTTTTTGCCGGGAATCTCGGTCATGCCCAATCCATTGAAACGATTATCGATGCGGCTGCTTTATTGGCGGATGCGCCTGACATCAGGATTTATTTGGTGGGCGACGGCAGTCGCACCGTTTGGATCCAGGGAGAAATCCAGGCGCGAAACCTGAAAAATGTCGTAATGACAGGGCGCTACCCCAGCGAATCGATGCCGGCAATAATGGGGCGCGCGAGCGCGCTGCTGGCGACCTTAAAAGATGAACCAATCTTTTATCACACGATTCCCAGTAAAATTCAGACCTATCTCGCGGCAGGGCGGCCACTTTTGGCTTGTATGAATGGCGAAGGCGCGCGCATCGTGATGGAGGCAAATGCCGGGATTAGTTGCGCTGCAGAAGACGCGTCGTCTCTAGCCAAAGCCATCAAGCAGTTGTCAAGTATGTCGGATCTCGAGCGGGAGCGAATGGGTCAGAATGGGCAGCAATACTTCAAAAAGCATTACGACAGCAACATGCTCACCAGAACACTGATCTCGCATTTCGAGGATGTCCTGACGGTGCGTCAGGACCAAAAGTAA
- a CDS encoding polysaccharide biosynthesis protein — translation MFNDKVLLITGGTGSFGNAVLNRFLHSDLAEIRVFSRDEKKQEDMRLALRSDKLKFYIGDVREYDSIHDALRGVDYVFHAAALKQVPSCEFYPMEAVRTNVLGAENVMRAAIANEVKRCVVLSTDKAVYPINAMGISKALMEKLMVAKSRLCDPGKTVLSATRYGNVMASRGSVIPLFLGQLQQGKPLTITDPNMTRFLMSLEESVDLVMYAFEHARPGDIFVQKSPASTVGDLATAMKELLRRANDIKIIGTRHGEKLYESLVSREEMARADDLGGYYRIPADSRDLNYDKYFVEGETAISQIDDYTSHNTHRLNVEKVKEVLMKLDIIREALNA, via the coding sequence ATGTTTAATGACAAAGTGCTTCTTATCACCGGCGGAACAGGGTCCTTTGGCAACGCGGTACTCAACCGCTTCCTGCATTCAGATCTGGCGGAAATTCGTGTTTTCAGCCGTGATGAAAAAAAGCAGGAAGACATGCGCCTCGCCCTCAGGAGCGACAAGCTCAAGTTTTATATCGGCGATGTGCGCGAGTATGACAGCATTCACGATGCGCTTCGGGGTGTGGATTATGTGTTTCATGCGGCCGCGCTCAAACAGGTGCCTTCGTGCGAGTTTTATCCCATGGAAGCAGTGCGCACCAATGTGCTCGGTGCTGAAAACGTCATGCGCGCCGCGATTGCCAACGAGGTCAAACGCTGCGTTGTGCTGAGCACTGACAAAGCCGTTTATCCCATCAATGCCATGGGGATTTCCAAAGCCTTGATGGAAAAATTAATGGTGGCCAAGTCACGCTTGTGCGATCCCGGCAAAACCGTTTTGTCAGCCACACGCTATGGCAACGTGATGGCCTCGCGTGGCTCAGTCATTCCACTTTTCCTGGGCCAGCTACAGCAAGGAAAGCCACTGACCATTACCGACCCCAACATGACCAGGTTCCTCATGTCGCTTGAGGAATCCGTCGACCTGGTCATGTACGCGTTTGAGCATGCGCGCCCAGGCGATATCTTTGTGCAGAAATCCCCTGCATCCACAGTAGGCGACCTGGCGACGGCAATGAAGGAACTACTGCGTCGCGCCAACGACATCAAGATCATCGGGACAAGGCATGGCGAAAAGCTGTATGAGTCGCTGGTGTCGCGTGAAGAAATGGCCCGCGCTGATGACCTCGGCGGCTACTACCGGATTCCTGCCGATTCCCGCGACCTGAACTACGACAAGTACTTTGTGGAAGGCGAAACGGCCATTTCACAAATTGATGACTACACATCCCATAACACGCATCGCCTGAATGTTGAGAAAGTCAAAGAGGTTCTGATGAAACTGGATATTATTCGCGAGGCACTCAATGCGTAA
- the wzy gene encoding oligosaccharide repeat unit polymerase yields MTLYRACWLAVYIAANLIAAIVFFRSGQLDGDLIGYPLPDHSVLVVASIAVVASYLIWMGPLFGAMNSFKVNSLVPSWGKIHLPHDEKFVGVFVILVQLLFLLFNIAEGTNVAGSRFSTDSPLRFIWILFVPDTLFLIYYGIYRKSRFFKFNLALYLISNVMRGWLGTWMIVFFMEGAYRVSEKRLDWKKVLLFLVAFSLLLPLLVQIKWTIRTVATGGVFNGNEILEQILMFTNTANWFDSFREAIQPIVMRLQHLANVIAIIDQSSILSDGLKNREFLYFFEEGVPQYTIGQILGMTGVSDIHIMLLTYLIPEQLPVDTITNTHVGLAGWFWIAPHLISIYIFYLLVLCWAGIWLAKKIGGGNLLMSVVWFAWLGFLMNGWFAAYIGFLQGIFILMCCRLTAMKFIPECIPESPIKHA; encoded by the coding sequence ATGACACTTTATCGCGCCTGCTGGCTGGCGGTCTACATTGCCGCAAATTTGATTGCGGCAATCGTCTTTTTTAGAAGTGGCCAACTGGATGGGGATTTGATCGGCTATCCGTTACCGGACCATTCCGTCCTGGTAGTTGCCAGCATTGCGGTTGTAGCCTCCTATTTGATCTGGATGGGGCCGCTATTTGGCGCCATGAATTCATTCAAGGTGAATTCCTTGGTTCCATCATGGGGAAAAATCCACCTACCGCATGATGAAAAATTCGTCGGTGTTTTTGTCATTCTCGTTCAACTATTATTCCTTCTGTTTAATATTGCTGAAGGAACGAATGTTGCAGGATCGCGGTTTTCCACGGACTCACCTCTCCGTTTTATCTGGATACTATTTGTCCCTGACACCTTGTTTTTGATCTACTACGGAATTTATAGAAAATCCAGATTCTTCAAATTCAATCTCGCTCTCTATCTCATATCCAATGTGATGCGCGGCTGGCTGGGGACCTGGATGATTGTTTTTTTTATGGAAGGCGCCTACAGGGTCAGCGAAAAGCGCCTGGACTGGAAAAAAGTCCTATTATTTCTCGTCGCCTTTAGCTTACTTCTGCCGCTGCTTGTTCAAATAAAATGGACCATTCGCACAGTAGCAACAGGTGGTGTTTTTAATGGAAATGAAATTCTTGAACAGATTTTAATGTTCACCAACACCGCCAACTGGTTTGATTCCTTTAGGGAAGCCATCCAGCCAATCGTCATGCGACTGCAGCATCTGGCGAATGTTATTGCGATCATTGATCAGTCTTCCATCCTCTCGGACGGCTTGAAGAACAGAGAGTTTTTATATTTTTTTGAAGAAGGCGTGCCGCAATATACGATAGGACAGATATTAGGAATGACTGGCGTATCTGATATCCACATCATGTTACTAACGTACTTGATTCCGGAACAACTGCCCGTTGATACGATCACCAATACCCATGTGGGATTGGCGGGGTGGTTCTGGATTGCACCGCATTTAATTTCTATTTATATTTTTTACTTGCTTGTGCTTTGCTGGGCAGGCATATGGCTCGCCAAGAAGATCGGCGGCGGGAATTTATTGATGAGTGTGGTTTGGTTCGCCTGGCTGGGATTTTTGATGAATGGCTGGTTCGCGGCCTACATCGGTTTCTTGCAAGGAATATTTATTTTGATGTGCTGCAGATTAACTGCGATGAAATTCATCCCAGAATGCATACCGGAATCGCCAATTAAACATGCCTAG
- a CDS encoding glycosyltransferase family 2 protein: MASVDKNPKVSVCVISYNQEKYIRACLQSIVDQVTDFDFEVIVGDDCSSDGTRNVILEFARQYPGLVIPNFYENKVGGTQNYVATHNLARGKFVAHIDGDDLALPGKLQMQADYLEKHPDCAVVWHRMYVFDDAGSFCVPNLPDLSMYEDGKLYLSDLLEFGSISYHSSTMYRAKARKTRVIEGDALDWSFNVEFLKSGYGKYLEPILGKYRYNKNTGISRKDKGLINTRKLYAFHLEHYLTTLPEFRAFIFINAVLHLLVDLKNRRRSTFYFLRLAIKSKRVAGISTLAKALVRYRQMNPRLF, translated from the coding sequence ATGGCTTCAGTTGATAAAAACCCCAAGGTTTCCGTTTGCGTCATTTCCTACAATCAGGAAAAGTATATTCGTGCATGCCTGCAAAGCATCGTCGATCAAGTTACCGATTTTGATTTTGAGGTGATTGTCGGAGATGACTGCTCGAGTGACGGGACCAGGAATGTCATTCTGGAATTTGCCCGTCAATATCCAGGCCTGGTCATACCGAACTTTTATGAAAATAAAGTTGGCGGCACACAAAATTATGTCGCCACCCACAACCTGGCGCGCGGTAAATTCGTAGCGCATATTGACGGCGACGATCTGGCATTACCGGGAAAACTGCAGATGCAGGCAGATTATCTCGAAAAACATCCTGACTGTGCCGTTGTATGGCATCGCATGTATGTTTTTGATGATGCTGGCAGTTTTTGCGTGCCGAATTTGCCCGATCTGAGCATGTATGAAGACGGCAAATTGTATCTTTCGGATTTGCTTGAGTTTGGCAGCATCAGTTATCACAGCTCCACAATGTATCGGGCGAAAGCAAGAAAGACCCGGGTGATTGAAGGCGATGCACTGGACTGGTCTTTCAATGTTGAATTTCTAAAATCTGGCTATGGAAAATACCTGGAGCCGATTCTGGGAAAGTATCGTTACAACAAAAACACCGGCATTTCGCGAAAAGATAAAGGCTTGATCAACACGCGAAAATTATATGCATTTCATCTCGAACATTATTTAACGACGCTTCCGGAGTTTCGTGCTTTTATTTTCATTAATGCAGTGCTCCATCTTTTAGTAGATTTAAAAAATCGCCGTCGTTCCACGTTCTATTTTCTTCGCCTGGCGATCAAATCAAAAAGAGTTGCCGGCATTTCCACACTTGCCAAAGCGCTGGTGCGATATCGGCAAATGAATCCACGGCTGTTTTAA
- a CDS encoding class I SAM-dependent methyltransferase, with protein MSKQRDYNVEIKDTADHQYAYSFDFDVMHPFMIRSFAPFFNQGSLLELGSFKGDFTRRFLSHFDDVTCVEASGIAMEEARRKLGDKVHFVNSMFETATLPKRYDNIVLTHVLEHLDDPVLVLKRINDEWLAEGGRFFLVCPNANAPSRQIAVKMGLISHNAAVTPAEAEHGHRCTYSLDTLERDAVAAGLKVVHRSGIFFKALANFQWDKLLNTDIISKEYLDGCYQLGQQYPDLCSSIFLMCERGNSQA; from the coding sequence ATGAGTAAGCAACGCGATTACAACGTCGAGATAAAAGACACCGCCGACCATCAGTACGCCTACAGTTTCGACTTCGATGTGATGCATCCGTTCATGATCAGGTCGTTTGCCCCGTTCTTCAACCAGGGCAGCCTGCTTGAACTGGGAAGCTTCAAAGGCGACTTTACGCGACGCTTCCTTTCTCACTTCGATGATGTGACTTGCGTGGAAGCCTCGGGCATCGCCATGGAAGAAGCAAGGCGCAAGCTGGGCGATAAAGTCCATTTCGTGAATTCGATGTTTGAAACCGCGACCCTGCCGAAGCGCTACGACAATATCGTATTGACCCATGTGCTGGAACATCTCGATGATCCTGTCCTGGTGCTCAAGCGCATCAATGACGAATGGCTCGCCGAAGGCGGACGCTTTTTCCTGGTTTGCCCGAATGCCAATGCGCCTTCGCGGCAGATCGCGGTCAAAATGGGCCTGATCTCGCATAACGCCGCCGTCACCCCGGCCGAAGCCGAGCATGGACACCGCTGCACCTATTCATTGGACACGCTGGAGCGCGATGCCGTCGCCGCAGGATTGAAGGTGGTACACCGTTCCGGGATATTCTTCAAGGCACTGGCGAACTTCCAATGGGACAAGTTATTAAATACGGACATCATCTCTAAAGAGTATCTGGATGGCTGTTACCAACTGGGACAGCAATATCCCGATCTGTGTTCCAGCATTTTCCTGATGTGCGAGCGGGGCAACAGCCAGGCATGA
- a CDS encoding GNAT family N-acetyltransferase produces MSDQLAFCLNKASVTEIATHLMRCDADFVPALSSRTDISSYAHKIAGNAARFEAWADGILIGLVAAYCNDSERRVAYITSVSVLKERQGSGIASRLLEQCIEHVKDQGFARVELEVDSQNGGATRLYEKKHFIINRKNGRSTIMQLHTGKDA; encoded by the coding sequence ATGAGCGACCAGCTCGCGTTCTGTTTGAACAAGGCAAGCGTAACCGAAATCGCGACGCACTTGATGCGCTGCGATGCCGACTTCGTGCCGGCCTTAAGCAGCCGAACCGACATCAGCAGCTATGCGCACAAGATCGCCGGCAATGCGGCGCGATTCGAAGCTTGGGCCGACGGGATCCTGATCGGCTTGGTCGCAGCCTATTGCAACGATAGCGAGCGCCGCGTTGCCTACATTACCAGTGTCAGCGTGTTAAAAGAGCGGCAAGGCAGCGGGATTGCCTCGCGTCTGCTCGAGCAGTGCATCGAGCATGTCAAGGACCAGGGCTTTGCGCGCGTCGAACTTGAGGTGGATAGCCAGAATGGCGGCGCAACCAGGCTATATGAGAAAAAGCATTTCATCATCAATAGAAAGAATGGTCGATCAACGATCATGCAGCTCCATACCGGAAAGGATGCCTAA